The following are from one region of the Flavobacteriaceae bacterium UJ101 genome:
- the lysC gene encoding aspartate kinase (Belongs to the aspartokinase family; Contains 1 ACT domain.; KEGG: cpi:Cpin_3064 aspartate kinase), giving the protein MRIYKFGGASIKDAESIRNVVSVLEKTGFEKTFVVISAIGKTTNALEKVVKTYFNHENFEKAIVFVEENHRSILSDLFDSNDIIFNEVTKLFEDLRSFLKRNKSPNYNFIYDQVVSYGEMLSTKIVSAYLNKQGLQNKWLDVRDYIKTDTTYRDAQVDWDLTKSKIKTLDQNLFYITQGFVGSDENYFTTTLGREGSDYSASIFAYCLNAESVTIWKDVQGVLNADPRYFDKTTLLHHISYEEAIELAYYGASVIHPKTLQPLQNKEIPLYVKSYENLMLEGTSVKKGQPLEPKIACFIVKKKQVLLSISTLNFSFIVEENISEIFNFVANHGLKVNMIQNSAISFSLCMDDKFSRIDQLIKDLKIKYAIELVEDVSLYTIRHYNSKAIEEITSRYEVLVSQKMKETAQLVVVE; this is encoded by the coding sequence ATGAGAATTTATAAGTTTGGAGGAGCATCAATAAAAGATGCAGAAAGTATTCGAAATGTAGTATCCGTTTTGGAAAAAACAGGATTTGAAAAGACGTTTGTAGTAATTTCTGCTATAGGAAAAACAACCAATGCTCTTGAAAAAGTGGTTAAAACATATTTTAATCATGAAAATTTTGAGAAAGCTATTGTTTTTGTTGAAGAAAACCATAGGTCTATTTTAAGTGATTTATTTGATTCAAACGATATTATTTTTAATGAAGTAACAAAACTTTTTGAAGATTTAAGATCTTTTTTAAAGAGAAATAAATCACCTAATTATAACTTTATTTATGATCAAGTAGTTTCTTATGGTGAAATGTTATCAACTAAAATAGTGAGTGCCTATTTGAATAAACAAGGATTACAAAATAAATGGTTAGACGTACGGGATTATATTAAGACCGATACAACGTATCGTGATGCACAAGTTGATTGGGATTTAACCAAATCTAAGATTAAAACCTTAGATCAAAACCTTTTTTATATTACACAAGGTTTTGTAGGGTCTGATGAAAATTATTTTACAACAACATTGGGAAGAGAAGGGTCTGATTATTCAGCTTCTATTTTTGCTTATTGTTTAAATGCTGAAAGTGTTACCATTTGGAAAGATGTTCAAGGTGTATTAAATGCTGATCCACGGTATTTTGATAAAACAACATTGTTACATCATATTTCGTATGAAGAAGCTATAGAATTAGCTTATTATGGTGCTTCTGTAATTCATCCTAAAACGCTACAACCACTTCAAAATAAAGAGATCCCTTTATATGTGAAATCGTATGAGAACCTTATGTTAGAAGGGACTTCGGTCAAAAAAGGACAACCATTAGAGCCTAAGATTGCGTGTTTTATAGTAAAGAAAAAACAAGTTTTGCTATCTATTTCAACTTTAAATTTTTCGTTTATTGTAGAAGAAAATATAAGTGAAATCTTTAATTTTGTTGCAAATCATGGTTTGAAAGTGAATATGATTCAAAATTCGGCCATCAGTTTTTCTTTATGTATGGATGATAAATTCAGTAGAATTGATCAACTGATAAAAGATTTAAAAATAAAATATGCAATTGAATTGGTGGAAGATGTAAGTTTATATACCATACGTCACTATAATTCAAAAGCTATTGAAGAAATTACTTCAAGGTATGAAGTATTGGTATCACAAAAAATGAAGGAAACGGCTCAATTGGTTGTAGTTGAATAA
- a CDS encoding putative quorum-quenching lactonase YtnP (Probable hydrolase that is able to inhibit the signaling pathway required for the streptomycin production and development of aerial mycelium in S.griseus. Thus, serves as a defensive strategy against competing bacteria. The putative target for YtnP may be a gamma-butyrolactone termed A factor, which is the quorum- sensing signaling molecule that positively regulates streptomycin production and development of aerial hyphae in S.griseus; Belongs to the metallo-beta-lactamase superfamily.): MKLHKIETGNFKLDGGAMFGVVPKTLWQRTNPADSNNMIEMGMRCLLIEDSDRLILIDTGIGDKQSEKFFSYYFMYGDFSLDKSLAEKGFHRDDITDVVLTHLHFDHVGGAAQWNKQRTGFEPAFKNARFWTNQNHWKWATEPNAREKASFLSENIMPLYESGQLNFIELPDHNFGHSKELGFDILYVDGHTEKQMIPFIQYQDKTIIFAADLLPTVGHLPIPYVMGYDTRPLLTLDEKTSFLNQCADENLYLFLEHDAHNEVITVQHTEKGVRLKESFTLEEIL; this comes from the coding sequence ATGAAATTACATAAAATAGAAACAGGAAATTTTAAGTTAGATGGAGGTGCTATGTTTGGAGTCGTACCCAAAACATTATGGCAACGTACCAATCCTGCTGATTCTAATAATATGATTGAGATGGGAATGCGCTGTTTATTAATTGAAGATAGCGATCGATTAATTTTAATTGACACTGGAATTGGTGATAAACAATCCGAAAAATTCTTTAGTTATTATTTTATGTATGGGGATTTCTCTTTAGACAAATCCTTAGCAGAAAAAGGATTTCATCGTGATGATATTACCGATGTTGTCTTAACACATTTACATTTTGATCATGTAGGAGGAGCTGCTCAATGGAACAAACAACGAACAGGATTTGAGCCTGCTTTTAAAAATGCACGATTTTGGACGAATCAAAATCATTGGAAATGGGCAACAGAACCCAATGCTCGTGAAAAAGCATCTTTCCTTTCAGAAAATATTATGCCTTTGTATGAAAGTGGTCAACTTAACTTTATTGAACTTCCTGATCATAACTTTGGTCACTCAAAAGAATTAGGTTTTGATATATTATATGTAGATGGTCACACAGAAAAACAAATGATCCCTTTTATTCAATACCAAGACAAAACAATCATTTTTGCTGCTGATTTATTACCTACAGTCGGACATTTACCTATTCCTTATGTTATGGGATATGATACACGACCACTTTTAACCTTAGATGAAAAAACTTCTTTTTTAAATCAATGTGCTGATGAAAACCTTTACCTTTTCTTAGAACACGATGCTCATAACGAAGTTATAACAGTACAACATACTGAAAAGGGTGTTCGATTAAAAGAATCTTTTACATTAGAAGAAATTTTGTAA
- the ppa gene encoding inorganic diphosphatase (Belongs to the PPase family.; KEGG: shg:Sph21_1602 inorganic pyrophosphatase) yields the protein MKMNVHPWHDVSFGDNTPEQITGIIEIPKNCRAKYELDKESGMLILDRVLYSSINYPANYGFIPQTYCDDHDPLDILVLSQIEITPMCLVQANVIGVMRMLDGGEMDDKIIAVASNDMSVNHITDISELPQHSLKELRSFFEDYKKLENKTVVVEEFQGKEIAMQVIEQSIIDYKKKFNK from the coding sequence ATGAAAATGAACGTACATCCTTGGCATGACGTAAGTTTTGGAGATAATACTCCTGAGCAGATAACAGGAATTATTGAAATACCTAAAAACTGCAGAGCCAAATATGAACTAGATAAAGAATCAGGAATGCTTATTTTAGATCGAGTTTTATACTCTTCTATTAATTATCCTGCAAACTATGGTTTTATTCCTCAAACTTATTGTGATGACCATGATCCATTAGATATTTTAGTATTATCTCAAATTGAAATCACCCCTATGTGTTTAGTACAAGCTAATGTGATAGGTGTTATGAGAATGCTTGACGGTGGAGAAATGGATGATAAAATTATTGCAGTAGCTTCAAATGACATGAGTGTTAACCACATCACTGATATTTCTGAACTACCTCAACACTCTCTTAAAGAGTTAAGAAGTTTCTTCGAAGATTATAAAAAATTAGAAAACAAAACTGTTGTTGTAGAAGAATTTCAAGGTAAAGAGATTGCCATGCAAGTTATCGAACAAAGTATCATCGATTATAAAAAGAAATTTAACAAATAA
- a CDS encoding valine--tRNA ligase (Catalyzes the attachment of valine to tRNA(Val). As ValRS can inadvertently accommodate and process structurally similar amino acids such as threonine, to avoid such errors, it has a 'posttransfer' editing activity that hydrolyzes mischarged Thr-tRNA(Val) in a tRNA-dependent manner; Belongs to the class-I aminoacyl-tRNA synthetase family. ValS type 1 subfamily.; KEGG: bpf:BpOF4_02895 valyl-tRNA synthetase) has translation MEIPTQYNPTETEDKWYQYWMQNRFFNSSPNEKPAYTIVIPPPNVTGVLHMGHMLNNTLQDVLIRRARMNGFNACWVPGTDHASIATEAKVVNRLKEQGISKDDLTREEFLKHAWNWTDEHGGIILEQLKKLGASCDWDRTKFTLDKNLSESVTKVFVELYEKGLIYRGYRMVNWDPEAKTTLSDEEVIYIEKQGKLYHVQYQIEGSDEYITIATTRPETILGDTAVCVNPNDERYKHLAGKNVIVPIANRTIPIIQDDYVDMEFGTGCLKITPAHDVNDKEIGERHHLEVIDIFNEDATLNANGLHYQGKDRFVVRKEIEKELSDINALVKIEDYTNKVGTSERTKAVIEPRISVQWFLKMETIAKKALEVVENGEIKFYPQHYINTYRHWLENIRDWNISRQLWWGHRIPAYYYGERMEDFVVAETDEKALELAQLKTQNSKLKIEDLKQDEDALDTWFSSWLWPISVFDGINHPDNEEINYYYPTSDLVTGPDIIFFWVARMIMAGNEFRDQIPFKNVYFTGIVRDKQRRKMSKSLGNSPDPIELMKQYGADGVRVGVLLSSSAGSDLMFDEDLCLQGRNFSNKIWNAFRLIKGWNVDTNEAQPANAQQGIEWFENKLNLVINQLDADFNKFRISDALMKLYKLVWDDFCSSFLEIIKPTYGKGIDSKTLEKAIELFEKLMQLLHPFMPFLTEEIWQHIEKRDPKNAITISTMPKASEKANEALIKQFEEALHIVSNIRTIRKDKQISFKDSLTLVKPVESNTKFDAVIEKLTNVQIDITNEKPEGAFAFRVEQFEYFVPLTGSIDVEAEKAKLTEELNYQQGFLKTVEKKLSNEKFVNGAPEQVVANEHKKKEDALAKIKTIEESLANL, from the coding sequence ATGGAAATACCAACTCAATATAATCCAACTGAAACTGAAGATAAATGGTATCAATATTGGATGCAGAATCGTTTTTTCAATTCTTCACCAAATGAAAAACCTGCTTATACTATTGTAATTCCACCTCCAAACGTAACAGGTGTTTTACATATGGGGCATATGCTAAACAACACCTTACAAGATGTTTTAATTCGTCGAGCACGTATGAATGGTTTTAATGCATGTTGGGTTCCTGGAACAGATCATGCATCAATTGCTACAGAAGCCAAAGTAGTGAATCGATTAAAAGAACAAGGTATTTCAAAAGATGATTTAACTCGTGAAGAATTTTTAAAACACGCATGGAATTGGACCGATGAACATGGAGGTATTATTTTAGAACAACTAAAAAAACTAGGAGCTTCATGTGACTGGGATCGTACAAAATTTACTTTAGATAAAAATTTATCAGAATCTGTAACAAAAGTTTTTGTTGAATTATATGAAAAAGGGTTGATTTACCGTGGTTATCGAATGGTAAATTGGGATCCTGAAGCAAAAACAACGTTATCAGATGAAGAAGTTATTTATATTGAAAAACAAGGAAAATTATACCATGTTCAATATCAAATTGAAGGTTCTGATGAATACATTACTATTGCTACCACACGTCCTGAAACTATTTTAGGAGATACAGCTGTGTGTGTTAATCCTAACGATGAACGTTACAAACATTTAGCTGGTAAAAATGTTATTGTTCCTATTGCAAATCGTACTATTCCTATAATTCAAGATGATTATGTAGACATGGAATTTGGTACTGGTTGTTTAAAAATAACACCTGCTCATGATGTTAATGATAAAGAAATTGGAGAACGCCATCATTTAGAGGTTATCGATATTTTCAATGAAGATGCGACACTTAATGCAAATGGATTACACTATCAAGGAAAAGATCGTTTTGTTGTACGTAAAGAAATTGAAAAAGAATTATCCGATATAAATGCCTTAGTAAAAATAGAAGACTATACGAATAAAGTAGGAACTTCTGAAAGAACTAAAGCTGTTATAGAACCTCGAATCTCAGTTCAATGGTTCTTAAAAATGGAAACCATTGCCAAAAAAGCATTAGAAGTTGTAGAAAACGGTGAAATAAAATTTTATCCTCAACATTATATCAACACCTATCGTCATTGGCTGGAAAATATTCGCGATTGGAATATTTCACGTCAGTTATGGTGGGGACATCGAATACCAGCTTATTACTATGGTGAAAGAATGGAAGATTTTGTTGTAGCTGAAACTGACGAAAAAGCATTGGAATTAGCCCAACTCAAAACTCAAAATTCAAAACTCAAAATAGAAGATTTAAAACAAGATGAAGATGCACTTGATACATGGTTTTCATCTTGGTTATGGCCTATTTCTGTTTTTGATGGTATCAATCACCCAGACAATGAAGAAATCAATTACTATTACCCTACTTCTGATTTAGTTACAGGGCCTGATATTATTTTCTTTTGGGTAGCTCGTATGATTATGGCAGGAAACGAATTTAGAGATCAAATTCCTTTTAAAAATGTATACTTTACAGGAATTGTTCGTGATAAACAAAGACGAAAAATGTCTAAATCATTAGGAAACTCACCTGATCCAATTGAATTAATGAAACAATATGGTGCAGATGGTGTTCGCGTTGGAGTTTTATTAAGCTCTTCTGCAGGAAGTGATTTAATGTTTGATGAAGATTTATGTTTACAAGGACGTAATTTTTCTAATAAGATATGGAATGCTTTTCGTTTAATAAAAGGATGGAATGTAGATACAAACGAAGCGCAACCAGCCAATGCACAACAAGGTATTGAATGGTTTGAAAACAAATTAAATTTAGTAATTAATCAATTAGATGCTGATTTTAATAAATTTCGTATTTCAGATGCTTTAATGAAATTATATAAGTTAGTTTGGGATGATTTCTGCTCTTCCTTCTTAGAAATAATTAAACCTACCTACGGTAAAGGAATTGATTCTAAAACCTTGGAAAAAGCTATCGAATTATTCGAAAAACTTATGCAACTATTGCATCCATTTATGCCTTTCTTAACGGAAGAAATTTGGCAACATATTGAAAAACGAGATCCAAAAAATGCCATTACAATAAGTACAATGCCTAAAGCTTCTGAAAAAGCTAACGAAGCACTTATCAAACAATTTGAAGAAGCTTTACATATTGTAAGTAATATTCGAACGATTCGTAAAGACAAACAAATTTCATTTAAAGATAGCTTAACATTGGTAAAACCAGTAGAAAGTAATACTAAATTTGATGCTGTTATTGAAAAATTAACTAATGTTCAAATTGACATTACCAATGAAAAGCCAGAAGGTGCCTTTGCTTTCCGAGTTGAGCAATTTGAATACTTTGTTCCTTTAACTGGATCTATCGATGTAGAAGCTGAAAAAGCTAAATTGACTGAAGAATTAAATTACCAACAAGGCTTTTTAAAAACAGTAGAAAAAAAATTAAGTAATGAAAAATTTGTAAACGGTGCTCCTGAACAAGTAGTTGCAAATGAGCATAAAAAGAAAGAAGATGCTTTAGCTAAAATCAAAACTATTGAAGAAAGTTTAGCAAATCTTTAA
- a CDS encoding aspartate transaminase (Belongs to the class-I pyridoxal-phosphate-dependent aminotransferase family.; KEGG: bth:BT_1476 aspartate aminotransferase) produces the protein MLTISSRGQNMTESPIRKLSKYADQAKKEGKNVIHLNIGQPDIQPPAEVLAEMRQLNLSEIAYGPSDGLKPLKKSIQKYYKKNAIELKEKDILVTSGASEAILFVMNAVTDFGDEIITFEPFYANYIGFAIFEGVQIKTIKANIEENFSLPNLSLIEEQISPKTKAILLCNPNNPTGYVYSKKELELLKDIALKHDLYLIVDEVYREFFYDDENSTKGNSVLNFPELKDHAIMLDSISKRYSMCGARIGCIVSRNEKIMQTIMKYAQARLCPPTIAQVLANKAYTISDDYLENVVKIYKERRDFLIDRLSKMEDVMSSHPMGAFYTMVQLPVEDTDHFAQWMLEKFEWNNETLMVAPGSGFYNNPEDGKREIRIAYVLNKKELEKALIILEKALIEYPHTIKEKNKILAQ, from the coding sequence ATGCTTACAATATCTTCAAGAGGTCAAAATATGACAGAATCGCCTATTAGAAAGCTTTCTAAGTATGCTGATCAAGCAAAAAAGGAAGGGAAAAATGTGATTCATTTGAATATTGGACAACCTGATATTCAACCACCAGCTGAAGTTTTGGCAGAAATGAGACAGTTAAATTTATCTGAAATTGCTTATGGACCTTCAGATGGATTAAAGCCTTTAAAAAAGAGTATTCAAAAATATTACAAAAAGAATGCAATTGAATTAAAAGAGAAAGATATCTTAGTGACATCAGGGGCTTCAGAAGCGATACTTTTTGTGATGAATGCTGTGACCGATTTTGGAGATGAAATTATTACATTTGAGCCTTTTTATGCTAATTATATAGGCTTTGCTATTTTTGAAGGAGTACAAATAAAAACAATTAAAGCCAATATTGAAGAAAATTTTTCGTTACCTAATCTTTCTTTAATTGAAGAGCAAATATCACCGAAAACAAAAGCTATTTTGTTATGTAATCCTAATAATCCTACAGGTTATGTTTACTCTAAGAAAGAGTTAGAATTATTAAAAGATATTGCTTTAAAACATGATTTATATTTAATTGTAGATGAGGTATACCGTGAGTTTTTTTATGATGATGAAAATTCAACTAAAGGGAATTCAGTTTTAAATTTTCCAGAATTGAAGGATCATGCAATTATGTTAGATTCAATTTCAAAAAGATATAGTATGTGTGGTGCACGTATTGGTTGTATAGTTTCTCGAAATGAAAAAATTATGCAAACGATTATGAAATATGCCCAAGCACGTTTGTGTCCTCCTACTATTGCACAAGTTTTGGCAAATAAAGCGTATACGATTTCTGATGATTATTTAGAAAATGTTGTAAAGATTTATAAAGAGCGACGTGATTTTTTGATTGATCGATTATCTAAAATGGAAGATGTGATGAGCTCTCATCCAATGGGTGCCTTTTATACTATGGTTCAATTACCTGTAGAAGACACAGATCATTTTGCACAGTGGATGCTTGAAAAATTTGAATGGAATAATGAAACGTTAATGGTCGCTCCTGGGTCAGGTTTTTATAATAATCCAGAGGATGGAAAAAGAGAAATTAGGATAGCATATGTTTTAAATAAAAAAGAACTTGAAAAAGCATTGATTATTTTAGAAAAGGCATTGATTGAATATCCTCATACAATCAAAGAAAAAAACAAAATATTAGCTCAGTAA
- the murB gene encoding UDP-N-acetylmuramate dehydrogenase (Cell wall formation; Belongs to the MurB family; Contains 1 FAD-binding PCMH-type domain.; KEGG: vvu:VV1_1197 UDP-N-acetylmuramate dehydrogenase), translating to MDVKQNESLKNYNTFGIDVKSDYFIEIHNLEELEELFSSSKYQSLPRLILGGGSNILLTKDFEGIVIKLNLKGITEEKKDEDFVYVKAEAGENWHEFVQWNLDQNYGGLENMSLIPGNVGTAPMQNIGAYGVEIKDVFHELEAFEIATGKRKVFSLKECEFGYRESIFKNNLKGQYVIVSVTFKLTRQNHVIKKSYGAIQSELEKEKIQNPTIQEISKAVITIRKSKLPDPKQIGNSGSFFKNPIISKQHFETLQKKHPNLNSYPINEGEVKIAAGWLIDQAGWKGKRFGDAGVHSKQALVLVNYGEATGKNIYDLSQDIIEDIQTKFQIRLEREVNIL from the coding sequence ATGGATGTTAAACAAAATGAATCGTTAAAAAACTATAATACTTTTGGTATTGATGTAAAATCTGATTATTTCATTGAAATTCATAATCTTGAAGAATTAGAAGAATTATTTTCTAGCTCAAAATACCAATCTTTGCCAAGATTAATATTAGGAGGAGGAAGTAATATTCTATTAACAAAAGATTTTGAAGGGATTGTAATCAAATTAAATTTGAAAGGTATTACCGAAGAGAAAAAGGATGAAGATTTTGTTTATGTAAAGGCTGAAGCAGGTGAAAATTGGCATGAATTTGTTCAATGGAACTTAGATCAGAATTATGGTGGATTAGAAAATATGTCCTTAATACCAGGGAATGTAGGAACGGCTCCTATGCAAAATATTGGAGCTTATGGAGTAGAGATAAAAGATGTTTTTCATGAGTTGGAAGCTTTTGAAATAGCAACAGGAAAAAGAAAGGTTTTTTCTTTAAAAGAATGTGAATTTGGCTATCGTGAATCGATTTTTAAGAATAATTTGAAAGGACAATATGTTATTGTATCGGTAACGTTTAAATTAACAAGACAAAATCATGTAATTAAAAAATCTTATGGAGCTATTCAAAGTGAATTAGAAAAAGAAAAAATTCAAAATCCAACAATACAAGAGATTAGTAAAGCGGTTATAACAATTCGTAAAAGTAAATTGCCTGATCCTAAACAAATAGGTAATAGTGGAAGTTTTTTTAAAAACCCTATAATCTCAAAACAACATTTTGAAACATTACAAAAAAAGCATCCAAATTTAAATTCATACCCAATTAATGAAGGTGAGGTTAAAATTGCTGCAGGTTGGTTAATTGATCAAGCAGGATGGAAAGGAAAACGTTTTGGAGATGCAGGTGTTCATTCAAAACAAGCTCTTGTTTTGGTTAATTATGGAGAAGCAACAGGGAAGAATATTTATGATCTTTCTCAAGATATTATTGAAGATATACAGACAAAATTTCAAATTCGATTAGAAAGAGAAGTGAATATTCTATAG
- a CDS encoding RNA polymerase sigma factor SigY (Sigma factors are initiation factors that promote the attachment of RNA polymerase to specific initiation sites and are then released. Positively regulates the expression of the sigY- yxlCDEFG operon upon nitrogen starvation. Also positively regulates ybgB; Belongs to the sigma-70 factor family. ECF subfamily.), protein MKIDIHELVAQAKKGKPRAQNIILNTYWDNVYFYVFSKIKNENDAEDIAIQTFTKAFSKLKLYNPDFDFKTWLISISHNTMLDFLKKNKITLTSDMDFALEIPIEEPSPEEELINKQKIIEIKRYVKQLKPNYRKVIQMRYLEEKTYKEIAEELNLSISNVKIQVLRGKKLLFELMKNQK, encoded by the coding sequence ATGAAGATTGATATTCATGAGTTAGTTGCTCAAGCAAAAAAAGGAAAACCTCGTGCGCAAAATATTATTTTAAATACCTACTGGGATAATGTGTATTTTTATGTTTTTAGTAAAATTAAAAACGAAAATGATGCAGAAGATATTGCTATACAGACTTTTACAAAAGCATTTTCAAAATTAAAATTATACAATCCAGATTTTGATTTTAAAACATGGTTAATTTCCATTTCTCATAATACCATGTTAGATTTTTTGAAAAAAAATAAAATTACACTTACTTCGGATATGGATTTTGCATTAGAAATTCCCATAGAAGAACCTTCTCCTGAAGAAGAATTGATTAATAAACAAAAAATAATAGAAATAAAACGTTACGTAAAACAGTTAAAACCTAATTATCGTAAAGTAATCCAGATGCGTTATTTAGAGGAAAAAACGTATAAAGAAATTGCTGAGGAATTGAATTTGAGTATAAGTAACGTAAAAATTCAGGTACTTAGAGGAAAGAAATTACTTTTTGAATTAATGAAAAATCAAAAATAG